The Oscillatoria acuminata PCC 6304 genomic interval ACCGTACTTTAGGTCGCTTCCAACCCGGGAAGGCCCGGATAATTGGGGAAACCCTGGGGGCCTCCGGCAGTGGATGAGGCTGGTTTCGGTGAATCCGAAATGCCCAATTCTGCCATCATTTCCTTGACTTGAGAGGCAACGAGGCGATCGCGATCGTTTTTCATCCTGGGCAACAGTTCGGCGAGGGCGCGAGGAGAGGCCACTTTGAGGTAGGCTAACACAGCTTCGCGCACAAAACTTTTCGGATGGTTCAAACAGGCTAAGGTTTGTTCGGCACTCAGGCTCCAGCGAGAAGCCCGAGCTAGGTGGAAACAACAAGCCAGGGGCCACTCCGAGATGAAGTGGCGTAGGTCCACCAAGCGCCGGAGGCGATCGCTCGGAGAGAGGGATTCGATCGCAATCAATTCCGAGAGACTCTGGAGTTTTTCCTCATCGGCACGGCGATCGAGAATACTCAGCAAAATCCGCTTACTCGGAATATCCAAAGTATTATCCAAAATTTCCAACCCCCGCGCCATATTCGTCCGCACACCGGACTTTAAATTAAAAGCCGCTGCTTGAATCGACCCGAGGGGATAAAGAAACTTCATCAGCAAAAACAAGCGGTCCACCGAATCAGAAATCACATCCCGCAAAGCGCGGCGCAGGAGATTCGCTTCTCGTCCCCCGGTTTCTTCGGGATTGAGTCCAATGAGGGCCTGATAAATCTGACCCATCAACATCAATTCTTGGTCAATTAACGTTTCTACCCCACTGCGACCAATCCGATCTAAAACCCCTTCAATTCCCCCTTCCTTGGGGATTTTTAACAGAATGCGCAGGATATTGCGTCGGGTGGTTCCCCAACTGGTGACCAGATGATTTACCAACACATTCAGGGATTCTAGGGTGCCAATCTGACCGATCGCCGTCCAAGCGTGCATCCGGACTAAATCAGGCTTATGAATATCTTCAGCCAGGGCCACGAGGCGATCGAGAATTTCATTCTCCAAGCGCACCAAAGCCCGCATCGCTGACTCCCGGGTTGATTTATAGTAAAGTCCCCGCAACAGGGAGGGATAATACTCTTCTAAATGAGTCGATGCAATCACCTCCAACAGGGCGCAACGGACTCGCAAAGACTCATCCTGGAGCAGATTGGGGATAAACAGTCGTAACCCTTGCAAATAATCCGCTTCTCCCAGGGCACGACAGCCCATGACCCGTTCCCGTTCCTGTTTGTGGGTCAACATATGGCGCAGGGCGTTAGTCGCTTCGGCTTTTTGTTCGCGGTTGCCTCGACGCATGATTGAGGAGGCGGCAGTCCCGCGAACCACCGGGTCTACATCTGCCCGCAGATAGGGGCGCAATTGTTCGATATCCAGTTCCGGTTCCGTTAGCCAGATATAGCGCAACGCCAACGCTAAGACTTCTGGGGTGACAGATTGGTTGAGTAGGGTTCGCAGATGGGGGGTGTAGATGGGATTCGGATGGTTGAGCATCACCTCCAGACTTTGACGCTGCAAATTGGGGGGCAGATTGGGCAGGAGGGGGGCAAGGGCGTCACCAACGTGCTCTGGGTCAATTTGGGTGAGCAATTCGATACAGGAGCGTTTATCGTCTTCAGAGCCTTTCTGTTCGAGGGTTTCCACCACGGTGCGCTTTAAGGCCCGCATATCTACATCGGAAACACCGAGGCGTCCGCGTTCGGCACTGGAGACTAATAAGCCGAGATAGCGCGATCGCAGAATCCAGACAATAAAAAACCAGCCTAACCCCATCAGCACCACGGACACCAAGAAAACGCTGCCTTGATACCCCAGAATCTCTTGGGGGGTCGCCTCGGGAAAGATCATCCGGCAAACCCAAATTGCGGCTAAAATTGCCACGCCGGTTACCCCGACTGCCAGGGGTTCGGCAATCCCATTCACCATTGATTGGATGTTACTGCGAATGCTATCAGGCAGGGGTTGGAAAAAGACGGGACCTGTACCTTCGATTAGGGTGTATTTGAGGAGTTCTTCAATAAATTTTAGGGAAACTAGCCCCCAAAAGAAGGGCAGAATCGGGGTCAGGGAAAAGGCGCTGAGTAAAACAACCGCAGCGGGTAAGAGGGTGGCAGCGGCAAAGACCCCGAATCGTTCCACAATCCGACTGGAGGCAAACCACTGCATCACCAGTTCAAAAAGTCCCAGGATGCCGTTAAAGACGCCGAGGAAACTGGCAATCCCGATCGCCAAATCTTGTCCTGCCGGGTTTTGCTGTTCTAATTCACTTAAAAATAGGAAGTCAACGACTAGATGTAAGGCTTCGGCGAGGATAAAAAATCCAAAGAGGGGAATCACATAGCCTTTGAGGGGTCCGCCTAGTCGGCGATTGGTGAAATCGGGTTCATTTTCCAGGGATGTCGTGCGTGGGGCGTCGGGAAAGGCTTGTTTGTAGGTGCGACTCAGGTAAAATAGCAAAAATGCCCCTAACAGCATCATCACGCAGGAGGCCACCAGGACGTTATTCAGTCCCACGACTCTGAGCAGTACGGGGAGGGAAAACCCACTAATCACATCGGCGAGTAAAATACCGCTACTGATGAGGGGATAGGTGCGTTTAATCTCGCGGATGTTAAAGAGTTGGTTGGCGGCGATGGAGGTGTTGAGGTCATTTAGGGCAAAGATGGCTTCCAACCACAAGCGCATCAGAAAAATAGTGACGGCAGCGGCGATCGCGATATTTAAGGCGACCCGAAAAAATAGCAGGGGGATCGCCATGAAGATCGCCACGGATACGATGACTTGCCGCAGGGGGAGGAACCGTTGCATCCAGGAGTACATGACTCCTAGGAAGGACCCGAGACCGGCCCCAGCAACATAAATCCAAGGCAAGGATTCCGCCCCATATTCATTCAAGAACAGACCCACTGTACTTGCTTCTAACCACAACATCCCAATTGAGGTCACGGTATAGAATGCAAACATCAACCAGGTGCGCTCTCCTTCCTCGGGACGGAGATTTAACCACTGTAGCAATGCGGTTGCTAACCTACCCTTAGCGGCAAACCGCTGTTCTTTTAGTTCCATGCAGCGTTGATTTCCCGTGTTGTAGAGTTTCCCTAAATGCCGGTTCTCTTCATCTATATCTTCTGGTATTTAGAATGCCATACCCTGTTATGGCATGAAAAGCCCAGTTGCTGGCTGATTATCCTCTGCCCTTATCCTCAACCGCTTCTCGTTAATCGGTGAGTCCCCAGGCTGGCTTGGTCTTCCACGGGTTTATTCGCGGATGCCTAGCTCAATTACCGTATCCCTGGCGCACTCAATCCCGAACACGATTCATTTGAGTTGTTCTTCCTCCTGATTATCATAATCTCTAGGATTTTTCAATTGTGCGGGTTCTTTAAGATGGTTGAAGGAAGGTGGCCGGGTTGTAGCCCGGGTTTTTCATGGCTGGGAACGATTAAGTCGTCTGAGGCTCATAGCCCGGTTTGAGGGCAGCAAACAAGTCTTGCGCCGATCGAGGCGATCGGCGCTTTATGAGGATACCTCAGTTCTCGTCAGTCCCGGTTAACCCTTCAAGGGGAACCGCTAACTCATTCCCTTTCCAGGGTTGAAGATCCCGTGATTTGAGGGTTCAAATCCTAACAGCCAGGGTTGATGGTTATCTTACCGCTTTATGGGGGTTGTCACCCCCTGATCGCCAGATTTCCCCCGCTGATTTTTCTCGGCATGATTTGGGGGGGGTAATCTCTGAGTGTTTTGGTCTGTGAGGGCGATCGTCAGTCTCAGTTGGCGATCGCCGGTCCTGGTTTCTCTGTTTCAGTCGGGGCTTTTCACCCACTCCTCAGACCCCAGAAGCCATCATCACTGTTTTCTCTCTCCAGGCAAATCATGAGGGCGCTGTGCACTTTGACTTTAAGTCCCTGCACCCTCACGATTTGTTGGAGTATTTTTCCCTACTTTTTGGGAGAAAGCAACATCATCATGCTACGCCCTTCTTTTTTAGGGGCTTGCTGCACTTCAGCAACTTCTTGGAGGTCGGTTGCCATGCGCTTGAGTAATTCCTCAGCCAGGTCCGTATGTTGAATTTCCCGCCCTCGGAAGGTAATCGTCGCTTTTACCTTATCTCCCACTTTCAGAAAGCGCTGGGCTTGATTGAGACGGACGTTATAGTCGTGTTCTTCAATCTTGTAGCGCATCTTGACTTCTTTGACTTCAGCGGTATGCTGCTTTTTCTTAGCTTCCCGCGCTTTTTTCTCTTGCTCAAACTTATATTTGCCGTAGTCCATGATTCGGCAAACTGGGGGGTCTGCTTTATCGCTGACTAAAACCAAATCGAGGTCTTTTTCTTCAGCGATTCGCATCGCCTCTTGAGGCGTTAGAATCCCAAGCTGGCTGCCGTCTGTGTCAATGGCTCGAATTTGAGGAAATCGGATTCTTTCATTAATTTGAGGTAAATCCCGATTTCTTCTCTTTTCAGTCACAGGCATTCTGGAAGAAGATGATGGAAGCAAGTCGTTCACAGAGTAAATTTTCTAAAAGTTTAGCTGACACTCTCAGGGGGTCGTCTGAAGACTCTGAGATTCTTTAAGACTAACTTAAAAGGCATTGTCAAATTACCTTTACAGGCTCAAAACAACAACCTGTACGAAAGGTCTTGCACTTGAGCTTACTTTTTGATATGGAAATCAGCTTTCAGAATCTATCACTGATGTCAGTTGGGTACGCTCAACAATTCAAAGAGTGCTTGTTCAACCGGCTACTGCAATCATACAGCAGACGAGTTAAAGCAGGAGTTTCACTCTTATTGGATTGTTTCAACGCGCAGATAGTTATTCTTCCGGCTTTCTTGATTATAACTGCATTT includes:
- a CDS encoding MFS transporter is translated as MELKEQRFAAKGRLATALLQWLNLRPEEGERTWLMFAFYTVTSIGMLWLEASTVGLFLNEYGAESLPWIYVAGAGLGSFLGVMYSWMQRFLPLRQVIVSVAIFMAIPLLFFRVALNIAIAAAVTIFLMRLWLEAIFALNDLNTSIAANQLFNIREIKRTYPLISSGILLADVISGFSLPVLLRVVGLNNVLVASCVMMLLGAFLLFYLSRTYKQAFPDAPRTTSLENEPDFTNRRLGGPLKGYVIPLFGFFILAEALHLVVDFLFLSELEQQNPAGQDLAIGIASFLGVFNGILGLFELVMQWFASSRIVERFGVFAAATLLPAAVVLLSAFSLTPILPFFWGLVSLKFIEELLKYTLIEGTGPVFFQPLPDSIRSNIQSMVNGIAEPLAVGVTGVAILAAIWVCRMIFPEATPQEILGYQGSVFLVSVVLMGLGWFFIVWILRSRYLGLLVSSAERGRLGVSDVDMRALKRTVVETLEQKGSEDDKRSCIELLTQIDPEHVGDALAPLLPNLPPNLQRQSLEVMLNHPNPIYTPHLRTLLNQSVTPEVLALALRYIWLTEPELDIEQLRPYLRADVDPVVRGTAASSIMRRGNREQKAEATNALRHMLTHKQERERVMGCRALGEADYLQGLRLFIPNLLQDESLRVRCALLEVIASTHLEEYYPSLLRGLYYKSTRESAMRALVRLENEILDRLVALAEDIHKPDLVRMHAWTAIGQIGTLESLNVLVNHLVTSWGTTRRNILRILLKIPKEGGIEGVLDRIGRSGVETLIDQELMLMGQIYQALIGLNPEETGGREANLLRRALRDVISDSVDRLFLLMKFLYPLGSIQAAAFNLKSGVRTNMARGLEILDNTLDIPSKRILLSILDRRADEEKLQSLSELIAIESLSPSDRLRRLVDLRHFISEWPLACCFHLARASRWSLSAEQTLACLNHPKSFVREAVLAYLKVASPRALAELLPRMKNDRDRLVASQVKEMMAELGISDSPKPASSTAGGPQGFPNYPGLPGLEAT
- the infC gene encoding translation initiation factor IF-3, giving the protein MPVTEKRRNRDLPQINERIRFPQIRAIDTDGSQLGILTPQEAMRIAEEKDLDLVLVSDKADPPVCRIMDYGKYKFEQEKKAREAKKKQHTAEVKEVKMRYKIEEHDYNVRLNQAQRFLKVGDKVKATITFRGREIQHTDLAEELLKRMATDLQEVAEVQQAPKKEGRSMMMLLSPKK